A DNA window from Christiangramia salexigens contains the following coding sequences:
- a CDS encoding TetR/AcrR family transcriptional regulator — protein sequence MDELLKNVNISVNSELYLKDPESSALGKKIVGHGIHLMDRVGFEKFTFKKLGVEINSNESSIYRYFENKHKFLVYITNWFWGWKEFQMTVSTFGISDPEEKLIKGIEVMTHPVVEDIRFKHINEVALNKIIINESSKSYLTKEVDSENKDGYFSVYKRLVKRTAAMINEVAPDYRFPLSLSSMILDGALHQNFLKEHFTSITDCNQNVRASDYFKDLVIKTLNMKDNG from the coding sequence GTGGATGAGCTATTAAAAAATGTGAATATTTCGGTCAACTCCGAATTGTATCTCAAAGATCCCGAATCCAGTGCTTTGGGGAAGAAGATCGTAGGGCATGGGATTCATTTGATGGATCGTGTTGGTTTTGAAAAATTCACCTTCAAAAAGCTGGGTGTGGAGATAAATTCCAACGAGAGCTCGATATACCGCTATTTTGAGAACAAACATAAATTTTTGGTTTATATCACCAACTGGTTCTGGGGCTGGAAGGAATTTCAAATGACCGTATCCACGTTTGGAATAAGTGATCCCGAAGAAAAGCTAATTAAAGGTATTGAAGTGATGACGCATCCCGTTGTTGAGGACATTCGTTTCAAGCATATCAATGAAGTCGCTTTAAATAAGATCATTATTAACGAATCATCCAAATCCTATCTTACCAAGGAGGTAGACTCAGAGAATAAGGACGGTTATTTTTCGGTGTATAAGAGATTAGTGAAACGTACGGCGGCTATGATAAATGAGGTTGCGCCAGATTATCGTTTTCCTCTTAGTCTTTCCAGCATGATCCTGGATGGAGCGCTTCATCAGAATTTTTTAAAAGAACATTTTACTTCGATCACAGATTGTAACCAGAATGTTAGGGCTTCAGATTATTTTAAAGATCTGGTTATAAAAACTTTAAATATGAAAGATAATGGCTGA
- a CDS encoding TolC family protein: MIRMNMRFVWLIFLPLFGLAQQQDSLYLGFEEYLEMVKMYHPVVKQAKLLGERGEADLLKARGGFDPKLEAGYNRKDFKDTRYYDLFNSTFKVPTWYGVELKAKFEKNEGVYLNPQNKVPEEGLFAAGISVPVGQGLWINERMAALKKAKAYRQQIRADQQLAVNEILYEASLAYFEWFAKYKELYLYENFIENAERRYNGILKSYRAGDKPAIDTLEANIQIQDRGLSLEQAQLEFFKASMNLGTFLWADENTPLELQEQVYPSPKLGEDIMNSGGLYFEEELAGHPKLRSLEYKLEILEFDKKLKANKLLPKLDLEYNFLSGDPDILRSYVNENYKIGFNFSIPLFLRKERGDLKLSQLKLENAELELMSQELQLRNKIRSLREQFASYLEQVEMINALVDSYTSMLKAEERKLELGESSVFLVNTREKSLISARLKQIAIKQKLWDTRAELKKVLALYEG, encoded by the coding sequence ATGATACGTATGAACATGAGGTTTGTCTGGCTCATTTTTTTGCCATTATTCGGTTTAGCGCAACAGCAGGATAGTCTTTATCTTGGGTTTGAAGAATACCTGGAGATGGTTAAAATGTACCATCCGGTGGTTAAACAGGCAAAATTATTAGGCGAACGGGGAGAGGCAGATCTTTTGAAAGCGAGAGGTGGTTTTGATCCTAAGCTCGAAGCCGGGTATAACCGGAAGGACTTTAAGGATACCCGATATTATGATCTTTTTAATTCAACTTTTAAGGTTCCTACCTGGTATGGTGTAGAACTGAAAGCCAAATTCGAAAAAAATGAAGGTGTTTATCTAAATCCGCAGAATAAGGTTCCTGAGGAGGGCTTATTTGCAGCGGGAATTTCTGTTCCCGTAGGTCAGGGTTTATGGATCAATGAGCGCATGGCTGCATTGAAAAAGGCGAAAGCATATCGGCAGCAAATCAGAGCAGACCAACAGTTGGCCGTTAACGAGATACTATATGAAGCTTCATTAGCATATTTCGAATGGTTTGCGAAATACAAGGAACTTTATCTATACGAGAATTTTATAGAGAATGCAGAAAGACGTTATAACGGAATCTTGAAATCTTATAGGGCTGGTGATAAACCTGCGATTGATACCCTGGAAGCCAATATTCAGATTCAGGATAGAGGCCTTAGTTTGGAACAGGCTCAACTGGAATTTTTTAAAGCTTCCATGAATTTAGGCACATTTTTATGGGCAGATGAGAATACGCCTTTGGAGCTACAGGAGCAAGTTTACCCATCACCCAAGCTTGGGGAGGATATCATGAATTCTGGTGGACTATATTTTGAAGAGGAGCTCGCCGGTCATCCGAAACTAAGGTCACTGGAATATAAATTGGAAATATTGGAATTTGATAAAAAATTGAAGGCGAACAAGCTGTTACCTAAGCTCGATCTGGAATACAACTTCTTGAGTGGTGATCCAGATATATTACGAAGCTATGTGAATGAGAATTATAAGATCGGTTTCAATTTTAGTATTCCCCTGTTTTTAAGAAAAGAGCGAGGAGATCTAAAGTTATCTCAGCTAAAACTTGAGAATGCAGAACTTGAGTTAATGAGTCAGGAACTACAATTGCGAAATAAGATCAGATCCCTCCGTGAGCAATTCGCCTCATACCTAGAACAGGTAGAAATGATCAATGCACTTGTGGATAGTTATACCAGCATGTTGAAAGCAGAAGAGAGGAAACTGGAACTGGGAGAAAGTTCGGTGTTCCTTGTCAACACTCGTGAAAAGAGTTTAATATCTGCACGCCTCAAACAGATTGCTATAAAACAGAAGTTATGGGATACCCGGGCCGAGCTTAAAAAGGTTCTTGCTCTTTATGAGGGGTAA
- a CDS encoding YihY/virulence factor BrkB family protein — MKKSGRGHYAEVPNDIPARGWKDIGKRIISQVKDDHVQIVSAGIGFYFFLALFPAIAALVSIYSLVLDPLQVQEQMASLTEILPSQAHEIISGILERMANEPDQKLGWSMAFGLLLSLWSANKGTAALFEGINIAYNESDSRNFFKKKALTLLFTLGGILMGILGVLIVILFPAFIEKFYLPDTLQNLLGVLRWVIIGSLLVFGLDLIYKVAPHRDNPRFSWVTWGAVIATFLWIGGSLLFSWYVNNFGSYGDLYGSFAAVIILLLWFFLTSFVVLLGAEINSEMEHQTRKDTTVGEKQPMGERGAYHADHVAGDDLK, encoded by the coding sequence ATGAAGAAATCTGGAAGAGGACATTATGCTGAAGTTCCAAATGATATACCCGCCCGGGGATGGAAGGATATCGGAAAAAGAATTATTAGTCAGGTAAAAGATGATCATGTTCAAATAGTATCTGCAGGAATTGGCTTTTATTTTTTCTTAGCATTATTCCCTGCTATCGCTGCTTTGGTTTCTATTTATAGTTTAGTACTTGATCCTCTTCAGGTTCAGGAACAAATGGCAAGCTTAACTGAAATTCTACCTTCACAGGCTCACGAAATAATATCTGGTATTCTGGAACGCATGGCAAATGAACCGGATCAAAAACTGGGCTGGAGTATGGCTTTCGGGCTGTTATTAAGTCTTTGGAGTGCGAATAAAGGTACTGCAGCATTGTTTGAAGGGATCAATATCGCCTATAATGAGTCAGATTCAAGAAACTTTTTTAAGAAGAAAGCTCTTACCCTGCTTTTTACTCTGGGAGGCATATTAATGGGGATATTGGGAGTGCTTATAGTGATCCTGTTTCCGGCCTTTATCGAGAAATTTTATCTACCGGATACCCTACAAAATCTCTTAGGCGTTTTGCGCTGGGTGATTATAGGATCATTGTTGGTCTTTGGTTTAGATCTTATATATAAGGTCGCTCCACATCGTGACAATCCAAGATTTAGTTGGGTTACCTGGGGGGCGGTTATTGCTACGTTTTTATGGATTGGTGGCTCATTATTATTTTCCTGGTATGTAAATAATTTTGGAAGTTATGGTGATCTCTACGGTAGTTTCGCTGCAGTAATTATTTTGCTTCTATGGTTCTTTCTAACCTCGTTTGTAGTTCTTTTGGGTGCGGAAATCAACTCAGAAATGGAACATCAAACCAGAAAAGATACAACTGTGGGTGAAAAGCAACCTATGGGAGAAAGAGGGGCGTATCATGCAGACCATGTAGCAGGAGATGACCTGAAATAA
- a CDS encoding ABC transporter permease — translation MDNDENRNIKTGAGWLFKMAWRDGKASRKKLVLFIASIVLGIAAVVSIQSFSENLKNNISLQSKSLMGADYIIDSDKPINERVTSIIDSLGGEDAKSVGFASMAAFPKNGSTKLVQVKGITEGFPFYGKIETEPINAASEYQGKGGALVDATLMLQLDIQPGDSIKIGNIQLPVIGALKASPGSSGIFSSIAPPVIIPHSFIDKTGLVQTGSRINYDYYFVAPPEMDLELLDKNLDPILDAENADLDTHLSTSERLGRRFQNFGKFLNLVAFIALLLGCIGIASAINIYIKEKLSAIAILKCLGATRKQTFYIYLIQISFIGLIGGLLGTMAGLLLQELFPIIIKDLLPVDIEIVFISQVIIMGIILGVVMSILFASYPLISTLYISPLQALRVQLKTSLRSKNAGLFVLTAIFIFIYLFAFWLLRNWQYSLVFVAGTLVTFMIIAGIANLFMRAIKKYFPASWGFVSRQSLLNLFRPQNQTLILILVIGIATFLLSTLYFTKDLLLAQASIDDQGNNPNLILLDVQSQQTDSVALSISNNDLKVLEDIPIVTMRVNSIKGVPVNEIRKDTTSEINTWVLNHEFRTTYRDSIISSEIIEEGVWTSQTDGNGIIPISVSSNFAEDAQVEIGDIINFNVQGVLLETKIGSIRAVDWSRMQLNFSIVFPAGILEDAPQFRVLTTRTPNEASSAQLQRELVKEFPNISVLDLRQVLSVIENVLSRISWLINFMAFFSLITGIIVLLGAVRTSKYQRARESVLLRTLGARSDQIIRILAMEYFYLGILGSTSGILLSLISSQLLALFVFETSFIPSFIPFLVILPGVTILVMLIGISNSLSVIKSPPLEVLRKELN, via the coding sequence ATGGATAACGACGAAAATAGGAATATAAAAACAGGTGCAGGCTGGTTGTTTAAAATGGCCTGGCGCGATGGTAAGGCAAGCCGAAAAAAACTTGTCTTATTTATAGCTTCGATAGTTCTAGGAATCGCCGCCGTTGTATCCATCCAATCCTTTTCAGAAAACCTTAAAAATAATATATCACTTCAATCCAAGTCCTTGATGGGCGCAGATTATATTATTGACAGTGATAAACCAATCAACGAAAGAGTTACTTCGATAATAGATTCACTTGGAGGTGAAGATGCAAAATCTGTTGGTTTTGCCTCTATGGCCGCCTTTCCTAAAAACGGCAGTACTAAGCTGGTTCAGGTCAAAGGAATAACCGAAGGCTTCCCTTTTTATGGTAAAATTGAAACCGAACCTATAAATGCGGCTTCAGAATATCAGGGTAAAGGTGGTGCCCTCGTGGATGCTACACTAATGTTGCAACTCGATATTCAACCTGGAGACAGCATTAAAATAGGGAATATCCAACTTCCTGTTATTGGAGCCTTAAAAGCTTCACCGGGAAGTTCCGGCATTTTTAGTTCCATCGCTCCACCGGTAATAATTCCCCACTCATTTATAGATAAAACCGGTCTTGTTCAAACCGGCAGTCGTATAAATTATGATTATTATTTCGTAGCCCCACCGGAAATGGACCTCGAACTTCTGGATAAGAACCTGGACCCCATCCTGGATGCCGAAAATGCAGACCTCGACACCCATCTATCCACAAGTGAACGTTTGGGACGTAGATTTCAGAATTTTGGAAAATTTTTGAACCTTGTTGCTTTTATCGCATTGCTATTGGGATGTATAGGGATTGCCAGTGCTATAAATATTTATATTAAAGAAAAACTAAGTGCTATAGCCATTTTAAAATGCTTGGGAGCCACCCGAAAACAAACCTTTTATATTTACCTCATACAGATCTCATTTATAGGTTTGATAGGAGGCTTATTGGGAACTATGGCCGGACTCTTGCTACAGGAGTTATTTCCAATAATAATTAAGGATCTATTGCCTGTAGATATTGAAATTGTATTTATTTCTCAGGTTATTATTATGGGTATTATTCTAGGTGTGGTCATGTCCATCCTATTTGCCAGTTATCCTTTAATAAGCACCTTATACATTTCTCCTTTACAAGCCTTAAGAGTTCAACTCAAAACAAGCTTAAGGTCCAAAAATGCAGGTCTCTTCGTACTCACAGCTATATTTATTTTTATTTATCTTTTTGCTTTCTGGCTTTTACGCAACTGGCAATATTCTCTGGTTTTCGTAGCTGGCACCTTAGTTACTTTCATGATTATTGCCGGGATCGCTAATCTGTTTATGAGAGCCATAAAAAAATATTTTCCGGCCTCATGGGGATTTGTCTCCCGGCAGAGCTTATTGAATCTTTTCAGGCCTCAGAATCAGACTTTGATCCTGATCCTGGTGATTGGAATTGCAACCTTTTTACTAAGCACACTTTATTTCACCAAAGATCTGTTGCTGGCACAAGCTTCGATAGATGATCAGGGTAATAACCCAAATTTGATATTACTTGACGTTCAATCCCAGCAAACCGATTCTGTTGCTTTAAGTATATCGAATAACGACCTGAAAGTTTTGGAAGATATTCCTATAGTCACAATGCGGGTAAATAGTATAAAAGGTGTACCGGTAAACGAAATTAGAAAAGACACTACTTCAGAAATCAATACCTGGGTTCTAAACCATGAATTCCGAACCACTTACAGGGATTCCATTATATCTTCTGAAATTATCGAAGAAGGTGTTTGGACGAGCCAAACCGACGGCAACGGGATCATCCCTATTTCTGTGAGCAGTAATTTTGCTGAAGATGCTCAGGTTGAGATAGGTGATATAATAAATTTCAATGTGCAGGGCGTACTACTGGAAACCAAGATTGGTAGCATACGTGCTGTAGACTGGAGCCGGATGCAGTTAAATTTTTCTATCGTATTTCCCGCAGGTATTTTGGAAGATGCACCGCAATTCAGGGTACTTACTACACGAACTCCAAATGAAGCTTCTTCTGCACAACTACAAAGAGAACTCGTAAAAGAATTTCCTAATATTTCAGTGTTGGATCTAAGGCAAGTACTATCAGTTATTGAAAATGTACTTTCCAGAATTTCCTGGCTAATTAATTTTATGGCATTCTTTAGTTTAATAACTGGAATCATTGTGCTGCTTGGCGCGGTAAGAACAAGTAAATATCAACGTGCCAGAGAGAGTGTACTTCTACGAACACTAGGCGCGAGAAGTGATCAGATCATCCGTATCCTTGCTATGGAGTATTTCTATCTGGGAATTCTTGGAAGCACTTCCGGAATTCTATTATCCCTTATTAGTAGTCAGTTACTGGCCTTGTTCGTTTTCGAAACCAGTTTTATTCCCTCTTTCATTCCATTTTTAGTGATACTCCCAGGAGTTACTATACTGGTAATGCTTATAGGAATTAGTAACAGCCTTAGTGTGATAAAAAGTCCACCACTTGAAGTTTTGCGTAAGGAATTAAATTAA
- a CDS encoding M50 family metallopeptidase produces the protein MFGLSDVPKFILAFFIVLPVISILHEFGHVFFAWIMGGKNIKVSIGSGKSIFKIGMLDIRQYYFWYGLCTFENLPKRERFGNILIFSGGVLFNIIGIAAIGLLIQHDVLEANIFTYQFTYFSWYYIFFAILPMPYPDGNYSDGKIVWDLIKNKQDVIKERTYQVKWIDEEQHWHVLDHNNSVVRNYEDEEEAIKMAIQIAEGNKPSRVLSERTEGEVKEIHNYPRTPL, from the coding sequence ATGTTTGGATTATCTGATGTCCCTAAGTTTATACTCGCCTTCTTTATTGTGCTTCCGGTGATCTCCATTTTACACGAATTTGGTCATGTTTTTTTTGCCTGGATCATGGGAGGAAAAAATATTAAGGTGAGCATTGGCTCTGGAAAATCTATTTTTAAAATTGGAATGCTGGATATTAGGCAATATTATTTCTGGTACGGGCTATGCACCTTCGAAAATCTTCCAAAAAGGGAACGCTTTGGTAACATTCTGATTTTTTCGGGTGGTGTCTTATTTAATATCATTGGCATCGCTGCCATCGGCCTGCTTATACAGCACGATGTTCTCGAAGCAAATATTTTCACCTATCAGTTTACTTATTTTTCATGGTATTATATCTTTTTCGCCATTCTTCCTATGCCCTATCCTGATGGCAATTACAGCGACGGAAAGATTGTCTGGGACCTTATAAAAAATAAGCAGGACGTTATTAAAGAAAGGACCTACCAGGTTAAATGGATAGATGAAGAGCAACACTGGCATGTTCTGGATCACAATAATTCTGTTGTGAGAAATTATGAGGACGAAGAAGAAGCTATTAAAATGGCCATTCAGATCGCTGAAGGTAATAAACCAAGCCGTGTTTTAAGTGAAAGGACTGAAGGTGAGGTTAAGGAGATCCATAATTACCCGAGAACCCCTTTGTAA
- a CDS encoding arylesterase codes for MRSLIIVCIMALMFFSCGEEQRKKSDSERSAVEESLTAEDTKETSGIILFFGNSLTAGMGLEPDEAFPAIIQNKLDSLNLDYKVINAGLSGETTAGGKNRLSWVLKQDIEVFVLELGANDGLRGIPLEETRANLQEIIDFVRRKNPETKIILTGMQIPPNLGQDYTSGFKKIFPELAEKNDIYLIPFLLEDVAGVPELNQKDGIHPTADGQKILADNVWEVLKQAINQ; via the coding sequence ATGAGAAGCTTAATAATTGTTTGCATTATGGCCTTGATGTTTTTCTCCTGTGGTGAAGAGCAAAGGAAGAAGTCAGATTCTGAGCGTTCTGCTGTGGAAGAAAGCCTTACTGCAGAAGATACAAAGGAGACATCGGGTATTATACTTTTTTTTGGCAACAGTCTTACTGCCGGAATGGGACTTGAACCAGATGAAGCTTTCCCGGCGATTATTCAGAATAAATTAGATTCTCTTAACCTCGACTATAAAGTGATCAATGCTGGGCTTAGTGGCGAAACAACTGCAGGTGGAAAGAACCGTCTTAGCTGGGTATTAAAACAAGATATTGAAGTTTTTGTTTTGGAACTTGGTGCGAATGATGGCTTACGCGGAATACCACTTGAAGAAACCAGGGCCAATCTTCAGGAAATTATAGATTTTGTTCGCAGGAAGAACCCTGAGACCAAGATCATACTGACAGGAATGCAAATCCCTCCAAATCTTGGACAGGATTATACTTCCGGTTTTAAAAAGATCTTCCCCGAATTGGCTGAAAAGAATGATATCTATTTGATTCCTTTTTTACTTGAAGATGTTGCCGGTGTTCCAGAATTAAATCAAAAAGATGGAATTCACCCCACCGCTGACGGTCAAAAGATTTTGGCTGATAATGTTTGGGAAGTACTTAAGCAGGCTATTAACCAATAA
- a CDS encoding ABC transporter ATP-binding protein produces the protein MAKILNVQNLKKSYNSGSKKLTVLQDINFSVEEKESFAIVGPSGSGKTTLLGLCAGLDQSESGTIELCGSNLSSLSEDQRAILRNEKVGFVFQNFQLLPTLTALENVAVPLELRGEKNAMKISMELLEKVGLSDRHDHYPSQLSGGEQQRVALARAFSNKPSILFADEPTGNLDEETGKKVIELLLNLNKESGTTLVIVTHDVELARKTQRILKLKGGKILEMQSVNNG, from the coding sequence ATGGCAAAGATATTAAACGTACAAAATTTAAAGAAGAGCTATAACAGTGGTTCAAAAAAGCTAACGGTTCTTCAGGACATTAATTTTAGTGTTGAGGAGAAAGAAAGCTTTGCCATCGTTGGTCCTTCTGGTAGTGGAAAAACAACCTTGCTTGGTCTTTGTGCAGGCCTGGACCAGTCTGAATCGGGGACTATTGAGCTTTGCGGTTCAAATTTAAGCAGCCTTTCAGAGGATCAAAGGGCCATTCTAAGAAATGAAAAAGTGGGTTTTGTTTTTCAAAACTTTCAGCTATTACCTACCCTTACTGCTTTGGAAAATGTTGCGGTTCCACTGGAACTCAGAGGAGAAAAAAATGCCATGAAGATCAGTATGGAATTATTGGAAAAGGTCGGACTTTCAGACAGGCATGATCATTATCCGTCTCAATTGTCGGGAGGTGAACAGCAAAGAGTGGCATTGGCGAGAGCATTTAGCAATAAACCTTCCATACTATTTGCAGATGAGCCCACAGGAAATCTGGATGAGGAGACCGGTAAAAAAGTAATAGAACTTCTTTTAAACTTAAATAAAGAATCTGGAACTACACTTGTGATCGTAACACATGACGTGGAGCTAGCCAGAAAAACCCAACGGATCCTAAAATTAAAAGGGGGTAAGATTCTTGAAATGCAATCTGTAAATAATGGATAA
- a CDS encoding AraC family transcriptional regulator: MVKYHLELNDVDDFIPEFSKKLGTGYYQKLGEYSMEIPGEIGAGKVHGINFPNGIGLYTYQIKFREKTAISLRHLNISTLRFLYCINGEFSSYTERKENLQEVRDHQYLIAAAKKDNNQTIILPENKEIGLCYLEIDRKKFQNYLSFNLNEVDPVFYKIFSDIESKNEIHRTGKFSLKVSDIIREIGNCKLSGFPRVAFLGAKALEVLSYMLTRFQKESKNPGSETLRDTDRKGLEKAIEQINLNIAKAGTVQELSEIAGMNSNKLQEGFQAVYGKTVNEYIRDIRLTKALDLLSSGRKNVSEVVYELGLSSRSYFSKIFKEKYGVSPRHIMKHKVSAH, translated from the coding sequence ATGGTGAAATACCATCTGGAATTAAATGATGTAGATGATTTTATCCCGGAATTTTCAAAAAAACTGGGAACTGGTTATTATCAAAAATTGGGAGAATACTCTATGGAAATTCCAGGTGAGATCGGTGCCGGAAAAGTTCATGGTATAAATTTTCCAAATGGAATTGGGCTCTACACTTATCAGATTAAATTCCGGGAAAAAACTGCTATTTCCCTTAGGCATCTTAATATAAGCACCTTGCGATTCTTGTATTGTATAAATGGTGAATTCTCGAGCTATACTGAGCGTAAGGAGAACCTGCAAGAAGTAAGAGATCATCAATATCTCATTGCGGCCGCAAAAAAAGATAATAATCAAACTATTATTTTACCGGAAAATAAAGAGATCGGGCTTTGCTATCTGGAAATTGACCGAAAAAAATTTCAGAATTATTTATCCTTCAATTTAAATGAAGTAGATCCTGTTTTTTATAAGATATTCAGTGATATCGAGTCGAAAAATGAAATTCATAGAACCGGAAAATTTAGTCTGAAGGTCTCCGATATCATAAGGGAAATAGGAAATTGTAAACTTTCCGGATTTCCAAGGGTTGCCTTTCTAGGAGCAAAAGCACTGGAAGTCCTAAGCTATATGCTCACACGTTTTCAAAAAGAGAGTAAAAACCCAGGTTCTGAGACTTTAAGAGATACCGATAGAAAGGGGTTGGAAAAAGCTATAGAACAAATAAACCTGAATATAGCTAAAGCAGGTACCGTTCAAGAGCTTTCAGAAATTGCAGGCATGAATTCGAACAAATTACAGGAAGGATTTCAAGCTGTTTATGGCAAAACGGTGAATGAATATATAAGGGATATTCGTTTAACAAAAGCGCTTGATCTGCTCTCTTCGGGTAGGAAGAATGTAAGTGAAGTGGTGTATGAATTAGGCCTTTCTAGCCGCAGCTATTTTTCCAAGATCTTTAAAGAAAAATACGGAGTTTCACCAAGACATATCATGAAACATAAAGTTTCGGCTCATTAA
- a CDS encoding HlyD family secretion protein: MLNITNNSLHEKVDLSRYKAGQKVFHKKYYKYFNRFLKFFALFGVVVLFLPWTQTISGTGSVTTLGPEQRPQTIQSVIPGQINKWYVNEGDFVNKGDTILHITEVKDEYFDPSLIERTGDQVRAKSNSLNSYDQKLSALNTQLAALREERELKLEQAKNKLEQARLKTKSDSIDLEAAKTNLNIAETQFNRTKLLQQEGLKAMTDVEEKKLKLQETQAKLISQENKLMASRNDIINARIEINRTKAEYSDKISKTISERSSAQSGRFDAEAEVSKLQNAYTNYEMRKDLYYVRAPQDGYINKAIKAGIGETFKEGEKLVNIMPASYDLAVETYVKPLDLPLLHKGEKVRVRFDGWPAIVFSGWPNVSYGTYGAKVVAIENFISPNGKYRVLLAPDEEDHPWPTALRVGSGANTLALLEDVPIWYEIWRHLNGFPPNYYKPESENSESK; the protein is encoded by the coding sequence ATGCTGAATATTACTAATAACTCATTGCACGAAAAGGTGGATCTTTCCAGGTATAAAGCCGGTCAAAAGGTTTTTCATAAGAAGTATTATAAATATTTTAACCGGTTCCTTAAATTCTTTGCTCTATTTGGAGTAGTGGTGCTTTTTTTACCCTGGACTCAGACCATTTCCGGAACAGGCTCAGTTACAACGCTTGGTCCTGAACAGCGACCACAAACTATACAGTCGGTAATTCCGGGACAGATCAACAAATGGTATGTAAATGAAGGTGATTTTGTAAATAAAGGAGACACGATTCTTCATATTACAGAAGTTAAGGACGAATATTTTGATCCATCGCTTATTGAAAGAACGGGAGATCAGGTAAGAGCTAAATCCAATTCATTAAATTCCTATGATCAGAAGCTAAGTGCATTAAATACACAGTTGGCAGCACTTCGCGAGGAAAGGGAATTAAAACTTGAACAAGCCAAAAATAAGTTGGAGCAAGCCAGGTTAAAAACAAAGAGTGACAGTATAGATCTGGAAGCGGCGAAAACCAATTTGAATATTGCTGAAACTCAATTTAACAGAACTAAATTACTACAGCAGGAAGGCTTGAAAGCCATGACCGATGTTGAAGAGAAAAAACTGAAATTACAGGAGACACAGGCGAAATTGATATCTCAGGAAAACAAATTAATGGCCAGTCGTAATGATATTATTAATGCGAGGATAGAGATCAACAGGACCAAGGCAGAATACAGTGATAAAATTTCAAAAACTATAAGTGAGAGGTCTTCTGCCCAGTCTGGTCGATTTGACGCAGAAGCTGAGGTTAGCAAACTTCAGAATGCTTACACGAATTATGAAATGCGAAAAGACCTTTATTATGTGCGTGCTCCTCAGGATGGGTATATCAACAAAGCGATTAAAGCCGGAATAGGCGAAACCTTCAAAGAAGGGGAGAAATTGGTAAATATTATGCCGGCATCCTATGATCTGGCAGTAGAAACTTATGTAAAACCTTTGGATCTTCCATTACTGCATAAAGGTGAAAAAGTAAGGGTGAGGTTTGATGGTTGGCCGGCAATTGTTTTTAGTGGTTGGCCCAATGTTTCCTATGGAACTTATGGAGCTAAGGTGGTTGCTATAGAAAATTTTATTAGCCCGAATGGGAAATACAGGGTTTTACTGGCACCAGATGAAGAAGATCATCCCTGGCCTACAGCCCTGCGGGTTGGTTCGGGAGCCAATACGCTTGCGCTTCTTGAGGATGTGCCAATCTGGTATGAGATATGGAGACATTTAAATGGTTTTCCTCCTAATTATTATAAGCCTGAATCTGAAAACTCCGAATCTAAATGA